TCACCTGCTATTTGCTACCCATTCATTCTCAATCCTTATCATCCGTTATTGACAGCACTGAGTGGAATACGTTTTTCCCTCACCGCTTCAATCCTGACGATCGCACCGGTGCTGGTACATTGCCCACGACCGCTGCTAAGGATTTTTATTCCTATGCTAACTTTGCCAAAGCCGTGACATGGATGAGCAATATAAAGATTATTGTAGAACGGCGTTGTGCTACCAACCTGTATCGCCTGATCCGTGTGGACAAAACCACCGGCTCTTCTATTGTGATTCGTACGGTAGATGGGTTTAACAGCTCTACTAACAACATCATTACCACCACAGTGGATTATGGCACCTTTGCGAATGAAGGTGACCTGACAGTACGCAAACGGGAACTGATGGCTTTTCTGGCGAATATTTCGCAGGAAACCACTGGTGGCTGGGCAACAGCACCGGGTGGTCAATATGCCTGGGGATTGTATTTCAGGGAGGAAGTAGGGTATGAGGGTACTATGAATATTGGTTACAGGGATGAAACCAATGCAGAATATCCGCCTGCTGCAGGCAAGTCTTATCATGGTCGTGGACCGATCCAGCTGAGTTATAATTATAACTATGGTCAGGCGAGTGAGTTTATCTTCGGTGATAAGAATGTATTGCTGGCCAATCCGGAGAAGGTAATTGAAGACGGAGCGATTGCATTTGAAACCGCGATCTGGTTCTGGATGGCAGAGCAGTATCCAAAGCCTTGTTGTCATGATGTGATGATTCCCGGCAAATGGGTACCGACAGCTACGCAGACGGCTGCCGGGATCAGGGCAGGGTTTGGTGCGACGGTGAATATTATTAATGGCGGTGTAGAATGTGGGGGTGGTACGGAAAAAACACAGGTAGTAGGCCGCATTGGTCATTATACCCGCTATACCGGTTTGAAAGGGGTGAGCCTGGAGTTGGATGGTGGCAATAATGCCAGTAATTGTGGTTGTGCAAATATGAGCCAGTTTGTGATTGATAATACGGAATGCAGCATGATCGTATCGCTTACATTTACTGCTCCTGCAAATGGTATACTGGATGTGACCAGCCTTTCTCCCCTTACATTATCAGTGGCTAAGAATGATCCGAATAATGAGGTGACGGCCGTTTATATTAAAATAGATGGTCAGCGGTTGAGTGGAACGAGTGTATCCTGGACACCACCTGCGTATAAGTCTTATACCGCTACAGCAGTGGCATTGCGGAATGGCAAGGATTCAGTGGTAACGACTACAACATTTGCCGTATGGAATAGCCAGACATTTGCAGGTTGTGCGTATTTGCCGGCGTGGGATGCGACGAAGAATTATACGACGGTAGGCAATATCGTGCTGTATAATTCTATCGTGTATAGAAATCAGTGGTGGGCAGGTAGTGCAGACGTTCCAGGTGGTAATGATACGTGGGCAGTGGTAGGAACCTGCGTTGGTAATGGCGGCAATGGTGGTGGAAATGGGCAAAGTTGTGGCAGTATTCCGGGTTGGACACAGGGTGGTATATATGTAGCCGGTAACCAGGTGGCATATGGAGGGAAGATATACCAGGCAAAGTGGTGGACACAGGGTAATCAGCCTGATTTAAATGTAGGAGATGGTTTACCATGGACGTATGTGGGGGTGTGTAGTGCTTCAGCGATAGCTTCGGCTGTGTCAGGGCCTGCAGCTGTGTCTGCGAAGACAGGTGTTGCTTCAGCAACGGATAAACCTGTTGTAGCAGCTTCAGGTAAGACGCTTGTTGCTACAACAGCATTGACTGTTTATCCAAACCCGGTTAGTGGTAATACTTTAACATTGAATATTAATAGTGCTACGAATGAGCAGTTGGAAGTATCCTTATTAGATGTTCAATCAGGTAATCCTGTATTGCAGAAATTGATTAATACAAGTGGTGCGGTACAGCTGGATATCAGTACTGTGCCAGCAGGTGTATGGGTACTGAAAGTGAACGGGAAAGCGGGCTTAATTGGCAGTGCAAAAATAGTCAGGATCCGGTAATTAGTATTAAAACGCTCTTCCAAAGAATCAATTAAACGACCCGCACCAGCGGGTCTGCATCGCAGGAGTGGAAAGTTGCAAAGCAAATTTTCACTCCTGCGTAACTAAATCCCCCTTTTATGCGTTTAAATAAAATGCGAACCATTTACTTACTTCTTACCGTAGCGCTGCTCAGCAGCTGTAGCAAGAAAATCACTCCTGAAAAATTAGGAGAATGTACCAAATATGCCATCGTATCCATATCCCGTATCGAACACGTCAACGACAGCATCAAAGTATATTTCCTTGTTAATAACGGCTGTGGACAGTTTAACAAATTTATAGAAAAGGACTCTGCCGGTGCCCATATCGTAACCGTTCAAGCTGTCTACAAAGGCTGCTTTTGTACCATGGATATTCCGGAACGTTCTGCCAGTTACAAATTTAAACCTACTAAATCCGGCACCTCCTTCCTGACATTCAGAGGAGTAAACGGTGATGATATTACGGAAACTATCGATGTTAAATAAAATGAGGAGGCCGTATCTTAAGTAAGATGCGGCCTCATTTTATTCGGGTACCTAATGTAGATAGTTAGTCTTTTTAACCCTTCTGAGGAGTTTTTTTTATTTATGATCCACCTCCTCTCATGTTATCCCGCTGCTTTCACCTTTTTTAGATGTACACTTGGTGGCACTCCAAACTGGGTCTTAAAACATTTACTGAAATAAAACGGATCATTCATCCCCACTTTATAAGCCACCTCCGCCACCGTGTATTCTCCTGTATTCAACAACTCAGCAGCTTTTTTCACCCTCACTAACCTGATATATTCATTTGGCGAATACCCAGTCAACCCTTTTACTTTTTTGTAAAATAACGTTCTGCCCATTTTCATGGAGAGTGCAAAATCATCTACAGAGAACTGCGCATTATCCAGGTTCTTTTCAATGATCACATTGATCTTATCTAAGAATTGCTGATCTGCTTCATTCTCCGAAATATGTACGGCAAAGAAACCAGGATCATTCGCAAAGCGCTTCCTGATCTTTTCCCGTTGTTCTATAATCCTGATAATAGTGGTCAGTAAGAACCGTGTGCTGAAAGGTTTGGTGATATAAGCATCTGCACCTGCATTAATACCCTGTAACTGGTGCTCCCCACTGGACAATGCTGTGAGTAATATCACCGGTATATGACAGGTCTGGAATTCACTCCTTATCTTATGTGTAATGTCTAATCCACTCATCTCAGGGAGCATCACATCGCAAACAATGAGGTCCGGAGATTGTGCAATGGCTTGTTCTAATCCTTCCCTGCCATTTGCCGCTGTATCTATATGGAAATAACGACCCAGGGTAGTTGCCAGGTACGCAGCAATATCGGCATTGTCTTCAATGATCAATACATTGTACCTGGAACTGGGTTGTGGTATTGCTGAAGTGTCGGTATCATCAATAAATGGAATCACCGGTTCTTTAGGTACCACCTGCAGGGCGATTTCATCTGCCTGGTACGCCTGTTTGTGAATGGGAAGGTTTATTTTGAATGTCACACCCGCATCGGCATTATTCTCAAAACTAATCTCTCCTTTGTGCAGGGTGACCAGTTCTTTGGTCAGTGACAAGCCTAAGCCGGTACCAGTGGGAGAGAAGGTCAGTTGTGTGAACCGCTGGAATACGAGATGTTGCTTCTCTTCGGAAATAGCAATGCCATTGTCGATTACTTTGATGGAAAGGTCATTGCTGACCGTTACTTCCAGATTGATCCTCCCGCCGGTAGGGGTGAACTTATGTGCATTGGAGAGTAAATTATACAGCATTTTATCCAGCTTACCCTGATCCACCCAGGCCATACAGGCATCTACATTGGACTGAAAGTTGAGGGTGATCTGCTTTTGCGCAGCGAGGTCCGTAAATCCATTACAGATGTCCTCTATAAACCGGATTACTTCTGTTTCCTGTACCTGCAACTGTAATTTATTATGCTGTATTTTCCTGAAATCCAGTAACTGATCTGCGAGGCGCATAAGTTGTGCTACCTGCCTTTGCATGATATGCAGGTGCTTGCCTGCTGGCTTGCCCGGAAGCAATTGTTCCATCGCACTCACGATGAGTGATAACGGTGTTCTGAACTCATGTGAGATATCTGTAAAGAAATTAAGCTTGTATTCAGTCAGTTCCTTTTCTAACGTCACCGCATGTTGTAAGCGATGGATGCGTTTGTTGACAGTACGCACTCCCATGATGAGACAAATGATGAATGCAAGGTACCCGACGATGGCAATATCCGAACGCCAGAAAGGGGGGAGTACGATGAGTTGTATACGTGCTACATGCTTACTCCATGTACCATCATCATTCGTACCCCTTACTTTGAATGTATATTTTCCCGGCGGCAGATTACGATAAGTAGCCACATTATAACTGGAAGGTGCATTCCATTCATCTTCATAATTCTCTAAGATATAGGTATACTTATTCTGCTGCGGGTTTCTGAATGCCAGTGAGGCAAATGAAATGCTGAATACTTTCTGTCCGGGTTCCAGGGTGATCGCTTTGGCTGTACTGATAGATTCTTCTAAAGGCACAGGATTGCCTGCCACACTGAGTCCTGTCAGGAATACAGGGGCATCGCCATTGCCGTTTTTCAATTGCTCAGGAAAGAAGCTGTAAAAGCCATTCATGCTACCCCATAACAACTGCCCGTTTTCTCTTTTAAAACAGGCACCTTCAGAAAATAAATTGCCCAGTGCATTATTGGCAAAATAAAATACTTCGAAGGTGCTCTTCTCTGGATTAAACCGGGTCAGGCCATTTTCAGTACTCACCCATAGGTTTCCCTGTGCATCTTCGAGCATACTATTTACAACATCATGCGAAAGCCCCTGTTCGGTAGTATAATTTATGAACTTCCTTTTCTTTCGTACAAACTGGCTGAAACCACCGCCGGTTGTACCTATCCAGATCCTTCCGGTATGATCTTCGCAAAGGCTTTTGATTTCATTACTCCCTAATCCAGCCTGGTAAGTGGTCACATTATTTTGACCCGCCAGTAAATTGTCAGGATTAAATACGAGTATACCATTGTTTGTACCTGCCCATATCTGGTTTTGTTGATCCTGCATTAAGCAACGAACGTAGACAGGGTTTACGCCATCGTGAAAGAAACTCTTCCATTCCAGCGAATTGCCGCCATTGTAAGTAGCGAGGTATAAACCACTCCCAAAAGTACCTACCCACATTCGCTGCTGGCGGTCCTGCATGATGGTGTACACAAGCCGGTTGTCACCTGTGGGCAACAGAAAATGTCTTGCTTTTTGTTGTAGTGAATCACGATGTACAATGTACACCCCATCGCCTTTGGTACCTATCCAGAGGTATCCCCGGGCGTCTTCTGTGATACAATAGATATTGGCACATTGTCCGGGTAGCAGGTGTTCTA
This Chitinophaga sancti DNA region includes the following protein-coding sequences:
- a CDS encoding glycoside hydrolase family 19 protein encodes the protein MKTLLSRMVWVILFTCYLLPIHSQSLSSVIDSTEWNTFFPHRFNPDDRTGAGTLPTTAAKDFYSYANFAKAVTWMSNIKIIVERRCATNLYRLIRVDKTTGSSIVIRTVDGFNSSTNNIITTTVDYGTFANEGDLTVRKRELMAFLANISQETTGGWATAPGGQYAWGLYFREEVGYEGTMNIGYRDETNAEYPPAAGKSYHGRGPIQLSYNYNYGQASEFIFGDKNVLLANPEKVIEDGAIAFETAIWFWMAEQYPKPCCHDVMIPGKWVPTATQTAAGIRAGFGATVNIINGGVECGGGTEKTQVVGRIGHYTRYTGLKGVSLELDGGNNASNCGCANMSQFVIDNTECSMIVSLTFTAPANGILDVTSLSPLTLSVAKNDPNNEVTAVYIKIDGQRLSGTSVSWTPPAYKSYTATAVALRNGKDSVVTTTTFAVWNSQTFAGCAYLPAWDATKNYTTVGNIVLYNSIVYRNQWWAGSADVPGGNDTWAVVGTCVGNGGNGGGNGQSCGSIPGWTQGGIYVAGNQVAYGGKIYQAKWWTQGNQPDLNVGDGLPWTYVGVCSASAIASAVSGPAAVSAKTGVASATDKPVVAASGKTLVATTALTVYPNPVSGNTLTLNINSATNEQLEVSLLDVQSGNPVLQKLINTSGAVQLDISTVPAGVWVLKVNGKAGLIGSAKIVRIR
- a CDS encoding two-component regulator propeller domain-containing protein, producing the protein MRLQQNFLLLCGFLWPSLTGLSFSSAGPIHPYTDPSGNIRLEQLTTHDGLSQNTVRCLLQDKKGFIWVGTLNGLNRYDGRKFTVYRTNQGAPLPISDNRIRSLYEDKSGIIWVKTTEGHYHCFDPKKESFVNVIPDSADLTYDHLYETSKGVWLYSKNNGCQHNGKRYALGAVHFIFEDPQHEQWIGTDKNLYKLDARGNAIKICEGNFIKAIAKDQQLYFIKKQGFIIYDLSTKQTLKNDLAFLPAGVTLTDAAILANNRILLGTQQHGLQLVDLKSNQLSSIIKLFGEEIPGHIDIETDQDHGIWVNNHSGNVWYFDPEQEFSQRISLIPANVMKVIDDCRYVFAADHKGKVWITTYGGGLYCFDKLNRQVQRFVYDPDNPNGLSTNYLLSVIADRSGLIWVGAEHTGLQKLTPQSLHVTHIFPETQTPERYTTNGVKTIFEDSYHRIWVSTRNGALYLYNDHLEKIRSLEHLLPGQCANIYCITEDARGYLWIGTKGDGVYIVHRDSLQQKARHFLLPTGDNRLVYTIMQDRQQRMWVGTFGSGLYLATYNGGNSLEWKSFFHDGVNPVYVRCLMQDQQNQIWAGTNNGILVFNPDNLLAGQNNVTTYQAGLGSNEIKSLCEDHTGRIWIGTTGGGFSQFVRKKRKFINYTTEQGLSHDVVNSMLEDAQGNLWVSTENGLTRFNPEKSTFEVFYFANNALGNLFSEGACFKRENGQLLWGSMNGFYSFFPEQLKNGNGDAPVFLTGLSVAGNPVPLEESISTAKAITLEPGQKVFSISFASLAFRNPQQNKYTYILENYEDEWNAPSSYNVATYRNLPPGKYTFKVRGTNDDGTWSKHVARIQLIVLPPFWRSDIAIVGYLAFIICLIMGVRTVNKRIHRLQHAVTLEKELTEYKLNFFTDISHEFRTPLSLIVSAMEQLLPGKPAGKHLHIMQRQVAQLMRLADQLLDFRKIQHNKLQLQVQETEVIRFIEDICNGFTDLAAQKQITLNFQSNVDACMAWVDQGKLDKMLYNLLSNAHKFTPTGGRINLEVTVSNDLSIKVIDNGIAISEEKQHLVFQRFTQLTFSPTGTGLGLSLTKELVTLHKGEISFENNADAGVTFKINLPIHKQAYQADEIALQVVPKEPVIPFIDDTDTSAIPQPSSRYNVLIIEDNADIAAYLATTLGRYFHIDTAANGREGLEQAIAQSPDLIVCDVMLPEMSGLDITHKIRSEFQTCHIPVILLTALSSGEHQLQGINAGADAYITKPFSTRFLLTTIIRIIEQREKIRKRFANDPGFFAVHISENEADQQFLDKINVIIEKNLDNAQFSVDDFALSMKMGRTLFYKKVKGLTGYSPNEYIRLVRVKKAAELLNTGEYTVAEVAYKVGMNDPFYFSKCFKTQFGVPPSVHLKKVKAAG